Proteins from a single region of Gorilla gorilla gorilla isolate KB3781 chromosome 16, NHGRI_mGorGor1-v2.1_pri, whole genome shotgun sequence:
- the LOC134757283 gene encoding uncharacterized protein — translation MCHYTLRQGCVVLCGCVEVWMLCGGVDAMWRCGLWRYGCFVEVWMCGGVDALWMHCAGVDAVWRCGCCVDVSMCGGVDVWRCGCHVEVWMCGGMDAVWRCGCCVKVSMLSGGVDVWKCGCCIELWMLCGGVDDVLMLYGCRLDAVWRCGCCVDMWMCGGVDAVWRCGCYMDAWMCGCVEVWMLGGCCVEVWMPCGFYVAAVWMLCGGVDAVWRCGCRVEVWMLYGGEDAVWMLCGCRVGAVWRCGYCLQVWMLCGGVHAVWKCGCCVDAVWMLCGGMDGVWRCGCRVEVWMCGGVDAVWRCGCVEVWMLCGGVDVWRCGCCVELWMSGGVDAVWGCGCSVDAVWRCGCCLEVWMLCGGVDAMWKSGCCMEEWMLCGGFDDVWRCGCCVGVCICGGVDAVWRCGYVKVWMLCRCVDAVWRCGCSVEVWMLCRSVDTVWRCGCCVEVWMLCRCVDAAWMLCGGVDTVWRCGCCVEVWMLCGCCVEVWMLCGCCVEVWMLCGCCVEVWMLCGCVDAVWMCGCCMDAVWMLFGGVDAVWMLCGCHVDAVWRCGCCMEVWMLCGCCVDAM, via the coding sequence ATGTGCCACTACACGTTGAGACAGGGATGTGTGGTGCTGTGTGgctgtgtggaggtgtggatgctgtgtggaggtgtggatgctaTGTGGAGGTGTGGATTGTGGAGGTATGGATGCTTTGTGGAGGTGTGGatgtgtggaggtgtggatgctcTGTGGATGCACTGTGCAggtgtggatgctgtgtggagATGTGGATGCTGTGTGGATGTGTCAatgtgtggaggtgtggatgtaTGGAGGTGTGGATGCCATGTGGAGGTGTGGATGTGTGGAGGTATGGATgctgtgtggaggtgtggatgctgTGTGAAGGTGTCGATGCTGTCTGGAGGTGTGGATGTGTGGAAGTGTGGATGCTGTATAGAGCtgtggatgctgtgtggaggtgtggatgatGTCTTGATGCTGTATGGATGCCGTCTGGATgctgtgtggaggtgtggatgctgtgtggatATGTGGatgtgtggaggtgtggatgctgtgtggaggtgtggatgctaTATGGATGCGTGGATGTGTGGatgtgtggaggtgtggatgctgggtggatgctgtgtggaggtgtggatgccGTGTGGATTCTATGTGGCTGCCgtgtggatgctgtgtggaggtgtggatgctgTATGGAGGTGTGGATGCcgtgtggaggtgtggatgctgTATGGAGGTGAGGATGCCgtgtggatgctgtgtggatGCCGTGTGGGTgctgtgtggaggtgtggataCTGTTTGCAggtgtggatgctgtgtggaggTGTGCATGCTGTGTGGAAgtgtggatgctgtgtggatgctgtgtggatgctgtgtggaggCATGGATggtgtgtggaggtgtggatgccgtgtggaggtgtggatgtgtggaggtgtggatgctgtgtggaggtgtggatgtgtggaggtgtggatgctgtgtggaggtgtggatgtgtggaggtgtggatgctgtgtggagTTGTGGATGTCTGGAGGTGTGGATGCTGTGTGGGGGTGTGGATGCTCtgtggatgctgtgtggaggtgtggatgctgcttggaggtgtggatgctgtgtggaggtgtggatgctaTGTGGAAGAGTGGATGCTGTATGGAAGAGTGGATGCTGTGTGGAGGTTTCGATGatgtgtggaggtgtggatgctgTGTGGGGGTGTGCATttgtggaggtgtggatgctgtgtggaggtgtggatatgTGAAGGTATGGATGCTGTGTAGATgtgtggatgctgtgtggaggtgtggatgcagtgtggaggtgtggatgttGTGTAGAAGTGTGGATactgtgtggaggtgtggatgctgtgtggaggtgtggatgctgTGTAGATGTGTGGATGCTGCATGGATgctgtgtggaggtgtggatacagtgtggaggtgtggatgttGTGTAGAAgtgtggatgctgtgtggatgctgtgtggaggtgtggatgctgtgtggatgctgtgtggaggtgtggatgctgtgtggatgctgtgtggaggtgtggatgctgtgtggatgtgtggatgctgtgtggatGTGTGGATGCTGTATGGATGCTGTGTGGATGCTGTTTGGTggtgtggatgctgtgtggatGCTCTGTGGATGCCAtgtggatgctgtgtggaggtgtggatgctgTATGGAAgtgtggatgctgtgtggatGTTGTGTGGATGCCATGTGA